From a region of the Fischerella sp. JS2 genome:
- a CDS encoding DUF760 domain-containing protein has protein sequence MVFDPDFLNDNFEQHPRQHLSDNFEEQSNQLLKYLQHQPPEVLASVAQSVSPEIKQIISQNVQGLVGMLPAENFNVQITTDRDNLAGLLASAMMTGYFLRQMEQRMHLDHLANNH, from the coding sequence ATGGTGTTTGATCCTGACTTTTTGAATGACAATTTTGAACAACACCCTCGCCAGCATCTGAGTGACAATTTTGAGGAACAGTCTAATCAGTTACTCAAATACTTGCAGCATCAGCCTCCGGAAGTTTTGGCCAGCGTCGCTCAGTCCGTCAGCCCCGAAATCAAGCAAATCATTTCGCAAAATGTCCAGGGGCTTGTTGGGATGCTGCCTGCTGAAAACTTCAACGTCCAAATTACAACAGACCGGGATAATCTTGCTGGTCTTTTAGCATCAGCAATGATGACTGGCTATTTCCTGCGCCAGATGGAACAACGGATGCACTTAGATCATTTGGCTAATAATCATTAG
- a CDS encoding HhoA/HhoB/HtrA family serine endopeptidase, with protein sequence MKLSKKQLAVYFSLVVGGGVFGGSAVLLASPFLLTQRRTFQELRNVTMGVPSETVVTNAWGKSIEATGAESVNFIATAVQKTGPAVVRINATRKVANPISEAFKNPLLRRFFGEDEEPIPQERIERGTGSGFILSTNGEILTNAHVVANTDTVQVTLKDGRTFEGKVMGVDPMTDVAVVKIPAKQLPRVKLGNSQNLIPGQWAIAIGNPLGLDNTVTIGIISATDRTSSQVGVPDKRVSFIQTDAAINPGNSGGPLLNSQGEVIGVNTAIRADAQGLGFAIPIETAARIANELFTKGRVEHPFLGIEMIDLSPTKKQQINQENSLNIQQNTGIAIKGVLEKSPAQRAGLRPGDVIQKFNGKPVKTAAQVQKLVESSSVGDTLQIEVNRDGKIQTFQVQLGAYPQK encoded by the coding sequence ATGAAGTTATCAAAGAAACAACTGGCCGTTTATTTTTCATTAGTTGTGGGCGGCGGCGTATTCGGCGGTAGTGCAGTTTTGCTAGCCAGTCCCTTTCTCCTGACACAAAGGCGTACATTTCAGGAACTTAGGAATGTGACAATGGGCGTGCCGTCAGAAACAGTAGTTACCAATGCTTGGGGAAAAAGCATAGAAGCAACTGGGGCTGAAAGTGTTAATTTTATTGCTACAGCCGTGCAAAAAACAGGGCCAGCAGTAGTACGAATTAATGCGACACGCAAAGTAGCAAATCCCATTTCAGAAGCTTTTAAAAATCCTCTCTTGCGGCGATTTTTTGGCGAAGATGAAGAACCAATTCCACAGGAGAGAATTGAGCGTGGTACGGGTTCTGGTTTTATCCTCAGTACGAATGGAGAAATTCTTACCAACGCTCATGTAGTAGCAAATACAGATACAGTTCAAGTTACCCTCAAAGATGGCAGAACTTTTGAAGGAAAGGTAATGGGAGTTGATCCCATGACAGATGTAGCAGTGGTGAAAATTCCTGCCAAGCAATTACCAAGGGTAAAATTGGGCAATTCACAAAATTTGATCCCTGGACAGTGGGCGATCGCGATTGGTAATCCTTTAGGTTTAGATAACACTGTCACTATCGGCATCATCAGCGCCACAGATCGCACCAGTTCCCAAGTTGGTGTACCAGATAAACGAGTAAGCTTTATCCAAACTGACGCCGCTATTAATCCTGGTAACTCTGGGGGCCCTTTATTAAATTCCCAAGGTGAGGTAATAGGAGTAAATACTGCTATTCGTGCTGATGCTCAAGGACTCGGTTTTGCTATTCCGATAGAAACTGCTGCCCGCATTGCTAACGAACTTTTTACTAAAGGGCGTGTAGAACATCCCTTTTTGGGGATTGAAATGATAGACCTTTCTCCTACCAAAAAACAGCAAATCAACCAAGAAAACAGTCTTAACATCCAGCAAAATACTGGTATTGCCATCAAGGGAGTTCTAGAAAAATCACCTGCACAGCGAGCAGGACTGCGCCCTGGAGATGTAATCCAAAAATTTAACGGCAAACCAGTTAAAACTGCTGCTCAAGTACAGAAATTGGTTGAGTCTAGCAGTGTTGGAGACACTCTGCAAATTGAAGTTAACCGTGACGGTAAAATTCAAACCTTTCAAGTACAGTTAGGGGCCTATCCCCAGAAATAG
- a CDS encoding M23 family metallopeptidase has protein sequence MTVRDRLLLIIFSSLISALGLVSTRPNPALAQVAKCPTPALERFQRHRVARGETLQSIAQLYNLAPDTIITMNPDLKNGRVSTGNNILIPPYNGIVVEVARGETWRELAQRYKVRADALFELNGCKPPSQIAFIPTPHQSLSRANVSASPTSSGNSTSTQISGYPLPSAVQVGFPYGWQLNPNNSEVFFHSGIDLLAAIGTPVKAIAPGTVVFAGDRGTYGNLVIINHSNGLQSRYAQLESIKVSVGQQVKQGDLLGTVGKTGQPTITQPHLHFEIRSNSSLGWVAQDPGEYLK, from the coding sequence ATGACTGTTCGCGATCGCCTACTTCTAATAATTTTCTCTAGCTTGATTTCTGCTTTGGGACTCGTATCCACACGCCCAAATCCTGCACTAGCACAGGTAGCTAAATGCCCAACTCCAGCCCTGGAACGCTTCCAGCGCCATCGAGTTGCCCGTGGCGAAACCTTGCAGAGCATCGCCCAGCTCTACAATTTAGCTCCTGATACTATTATCACCATGAATCCGGATTTAAAAAACGGTAGGGTGAGTACGGGTAACAATATTCTTATCCCTCCCTATAATGGTATTGTAGTGGAAGTAGCTCGTGGTGAAACTTGGCGAGAATTAGCACAAAGATACAAAGTTCGTGCTGATGCTCTTTTTGAGTTAAATGGCTGTAAACCACCATCTCAAATTGCATTTATCCCTACACCTCATCAATCATTAAGTCGTGCGAATGTATCCGCCTCCCCAACTTCTAGTGGAAATTCTACTTCTACTCAAATAAGCGGCTATCCCTTACCATCAGCTGTTCAGGTAGGATTTCCCTATGGTTGGCAGCTTAACCCAAATAACAGTGAAGTTTTCTTTCACAGTGGTATTGATTTGTTAGCTGCTATCGGAACACCAGTAAAAGCGATCGCACCGGGGACAGTCGTTTTTGCAGGCGATCGTGGTACATACGGTAACTTAGTCATAATTAATCACAGCAACGGATTGCAAAGTCGTTACGCCCAGTTAGAAAGTATCAAAGTTAGCGTTGGTCAGCAAGTTAAACAGGGAGACTTGCTAGGAACCGTCGGTAAAACAGGACAACCAACCATAACTCAACCCCATCTTCATTTTGAAATCCGTTCTAACTCTTCTTTGGGTTGGGTTGCTCAAGATCCAGGAGAATATTTGAAGTAA
- a CDS encoding isochorismatase gives MNNQTSTQLPIPLHFNPKTVGAVWRVSYQERAADAQALIRQHKIKPASEDKTRICLLLIDVQNTFCIPHFELFVGGKSGNGAVDDNIRLCEFIYRNLGIITKIIPTLDTHTAMQIFHPIFWVNAAGEHPIPAATNMTSADIEKRIWQVNPDVAFSLGLDYEFLEKYAYHYVKQLTQNGKYPLTVWPYHSMLGGIGHALVSAVEEAIFFHCIARNSQTQFEIKGNNPLTENYSALSPEVLQDFDSRPIAQINKRLIQQLLDFDAVIIAGQAKSHCVAWTIDDLLTEIQQVDIKLATKVYLLEDCTSAVVVPGVVDYTEAADKAFKRFADAGMKIVKSTQLINFF, from the coding sequence ATGAATAATCAAACATCCACCCAACTACCCATACCCCTACACTTCAACCCCAAAACCGTGGGCGCAGTCTGGCGCGTATCTTATCAAGAACGCGCCGCAGATGCACAAGCATTGATAAGACAACACAAAATCAAACCCGCATCTGAAGATAAAACTCGGATTTGCTTACTTCTAATTGACGTGCAAAACACTTTTTGCATCCCCCACTTTGAATTATTTGTGGGAGGAAAATCTGGCAATGGTGCAGTAGATGATAATATTCGTTTGTGTGAATTTATCTATCGTAACTTGGGGATAATTACAAAAATTATACCAACTCTAGATACTCATACAGCAATGCAAATTTTTCATCCTATTTTTTGGGTGAATGCTGCTGGTGAACATCCTATTCCTGCTGCAACTAACATGACATCAGCAGATATTGAAAAAAGAATTTGGCAGGTAAATCCTGATGTTGCTTTTAGTCTAGGATTGGATTATGAATTTTTAGAAAAATACGCTTACCACTACGTTAAACAGTTAACTCAAAATGGTAAATATCCTTTAACTGTGTGGCCTTATCATTCTATGTTGGGTGGTATTGGTCATGCTTTAGTTTCTGCTGTGGAAGAAGCAATATTTTTCCACTGTATTGCGCGTAATAGTCAAACGCAATTTGAGATTAAAGGTAATAATCCTTTAACAGAAAACTATTCTGCTTTAAGCCCAGAAGTTTTGCAAGATTTTGATTCTCGTCCTATTGCTCAAATTAATAAAAGGTTAATTCAGCAGTTATTAGACTTTGATGCTGTGATTATAGCTGGACAAGCAAAAAGTCACTGTGTCGCCTGGACAATTGATGATTTGTTAACAGAAATTCAGCAGGTAGATATTAAATTGGCGACCAAAGTTTATCTACTGGAAGATTGTACTTCTGCTGTTGTTGTTCCGGGTGTGGTCGATTACACAGAAGCAGCAGATAAGGCGTTTAAACGATTTGCTGATGCAGGAATGAAAATAGTTAAATCTACCCAATTAATTAATTTTTTCTAA
- the ispG gene encoding (E)-4-hydroxy-3-methylbut-2-enyl-diphosphate synthase → MQTLPTPITANTLSSQPTFDTTIKRRKTRPVKVGNVTIGGGHPVVVQSMINEDTLDIDGSVAAIRGLHEIGCEIVRVTVPSMAHAKALAEIKQKLIKTYQDVPIVADVHHNGMKIALEVAKHIEKVRINPGLYVFEKPNPTRTEYTKVEFDEIGEKIRETLEPLVISLRDQGKAMRIGVNHGSLAERMLFTYGDTPEGMVQSAIEFIRICESLDFRNLVISLKASRVPVMVAAYRLMVQRMDELGMDYPLHLGVTEAGDGEYGRIKSTAGIATLLADGIGDTIRVSLTESPEKEIPVCYSILQALGLRKTMVEYVACPSCGRTLFNLEEVLHKVREATKHLTGLDIAVMGCIVNGPGEMADADYGYVGKTPGYISLYRGREEIKKVPEVQGVEELINLIKADGRWVEP, encoded by the coding sequence ATGCAAACTCTGCCTACACCCATTACTGCAAATACTTTATCCAGTCAACCTACTTTTGACACAACAATTAAAAGACGAAAAACCCGTCCAGTAAAAGTAGGAAATGTCACCATTGGGGGGGGACATCCCGTAGTGGTGCAATCTATGATCAACGAGGATACTCTTGATATTGATGGTTCTGTTGCCGCAATTCGGGGTCTACATGAGATAGGTTGTGAAATTGTTCGTGTTACAGTACCAAGTATGGCTCATGCCAAAGCTTTGGCAGAAATTAAACAAAAATTAATCAAAACTTATCAAGATGTGCCGATTGTTGCTGATGTGCATCACAATGGCATGAAAATTGCTTTAGAAGTTGCTAAGCACATAGAGAAAGTACGGATAAATCCAGGACTGTATGTATTTGAAAAACCAAATCCCACCAGAACCGAATACACCAAAGTCGAATTTGACGAAATAGGTGAAAAAATCCGCGAAACTCTAGAACCATTAGTAATTTCTTTGCGCGATCAAGGCAAAGCCATGCGAATTGGGGTAAATCATGGTTCTCTTGCTGAAAGAATGCTGTTTACTTACGGCGACACACCAGAAGGGATGGTGCAATCTGCCATAGAATTTATCCGGATTTGTGAATCTTTAGACTTCCGTAACCTAGTGATTTCTCTGAAAGCCTCACGAGTACCAGTGATGGTTGCTGCTTATCGTCTTATGGTACAGCGAATGGATGAGTTGGGTATGGATTACCCCTTACACTTGGGTGTAACAGAAGCTGGAGATGGTGAATACGGAAGAATTAAATCCACTGCTGGGATTGCTACTTTGTTAGCTGATGGCATTGGCGATACAATTCGGGTATCGCTGACTGAATCTCCAGAAAAAGAAATTCCAGTCTGCTACAGTATTCTGCAAGCCTTAGGATTGCGGAAAACAATGGTCGAGTATGTCGCTTGTCCTTCCTGCGGACGTACTTTATTTAACCTAGAAGAAGTATTGCATAAAGTCCGTGAAGCTACTAAGCATCTCACTGGGCTTGACATTGCAGTCATGGGTTGCATTGTAAATGGCCCTGGAGAGATGGCAGATGCCGACTATGGTTATGTCGGTAAGACTCCAGGTTATATTTCTCTTTATCGTGGTAGAGAAGAAATCAAAAAAGTCCCAGAAGTTCAGGGTGTAGAGGAGTTAATCAATTTGATTAAAGCAGATGGACGCTGGGTAGAACCGTGA